One Panicum virgatum strain AP13 chromosome 9K, P.virgatum_v5, whole genome shotgun sequence genomic region harbors:
- the LOC120646912 gene encoding probable protein S-acyltransferase 22: MRKHGWQLPYHPLQVVAIAVFSALGFAFYVFFLPFVGTKPFQIVAMAIYTPLITCVVVLYIWCAATNPGDPGIFSSTKDLKLDIHRGRPLGEAVGTADNNEKLSSMLERKDSPSWPRFSRVFCLVCFPFSCLCKQWLHSNNQPSEQNICEEGMFFCSLCEAEVLKNSKHCRVCDKCVDGFDHHCRWLNNCIGKRNYKGFFVLMSSAVILLVMQWLSGSLVLILCIVKRGELSRQIVTKLGSSFSTVAFVIVVATCTILAMVATVPLVQLLFFHILLIKKGISTYDYIIALREQEDQHEVPGHQSPQMSIISSVTGFSTASSFGPLHRGSLCTPPRLFLEDQFDVVPPEVSMSQNSGCKKMKEGEGAKRKTGVKISPWTLARLNAEEVSKAAAEARKKSKILKPITKYDTPDNGGKPDHKLSIKRRSDRRGLPAELSLDPLATLSVSGTESTFSDAGMEISSSLAPLQLEARSAFQPSTAGSTRNIASSPESNFDSPDLHPFRISSSTAEEMQGVMPHSVHKGIEFTRSSSDGYEASGGEDSDRIPSRIVHRSSNWDNVILNAGQAGPAVDLHMQSSEGFATNSK; the protein is encoded by the exons GTTGTGGCTATTGCTGTGTTCTCGGCACTGGGTTTCGCCTTCTATGTCTTCTTCCTGCCGTTCGTGGGGACGAAGCCTTTCCAGATTGTGGCCATGGCTATTTACACTCCCTTG ATTACATGTGTTGTTGTGTTATACATATGGTGTGCCGCAACAAATCCTGGAGACCCTGGCATTTTCAGTTCAACAAAGGATTTGAAGTTAGACATTCATAGAGGAAGGCCATTAGGTGAGGCTGTTGGTACTGCTGATAATAATGAGAAGCTGAGTAGCATGCTTGAGAGGAAGGATTCACCTTCTTGGCCCAGATTTTCTAGAGTATTTTGCTTGGTTTGTTTCCCATTCTCTTGCCTTTGCAAGCAATGGCTCCATTCCAATAATCAACCTTCAGAACAGAACATATGTGAAGAAGGCATGTTTTTCTGCAGCTTATGCGAAGCTGAG GTTTTGAAGAACAGTAAGCATTGCAGAGTGTGTGACAAGTGTGTTGATGGCTTTGATCACCATTGCAGA TGGCTAAACAATTGCATAGGGAAAAGGAACTACAAAGGGTTTTTTGTTCTAATGTCTTCTGCAGTTATCCTA CTTGTGATGCAGTGGTTGTCTGGATCTCTTGTGTTGATTCTCTGTATTGTTAAGCGAGGAGAACTCTCTAGGCAGATTGTCACAAAGTTGGGAAGCAGCTTCTCAACTGTAGCTTTTGTAATTGTTGTG gCAACTTGCACCATTTTAGCAATGGTTGCAACCGTACCACTTGTTCAACTTCTATTCTTCCATATTCTTCTTATCAAGAAG GGAATTAGCACATATGATTACATCATAGCTTTGAGGGAGCAGGAGGATCAACACGAGGTTCCTGGACATCAAAGTCCGCAGATGTCTATTATAAGCTCTGTTACTGGATTTAGCACAGCCAGTTCTTTTGGGCCACTTCATCGTGGTTCATTGTGCACTCCACCACGATTATTCCTAGAAGACCAG TTTGATGTCGTTCCTCCAGAGGTCAGCATGTCACAGAATTCAGGATGTAAGAAAAtgaaggaaggggaaggagcaaAGAGAAAAACTGGAGTGAAAATCAGTCCATGGACACTGGCACGCCTTAATGCTGAGGAAGTTTCTAAAGCAGCTGCGGAGGCAAGGAAGAAGTCCAAAATCCTGAAGCCAATTACAAAATATGATACTCCAGACAATGGTGGTAAACCAGATCATAAGCTCAGCATCAAGAGAAGATCAGACAGAAGAGGTTTACCGGCTGAACTTTCTCTTGACCCTCTTGCTACTCTATCTGTAAGCGGCACTGAAAGCACCTTCAGCGACGCAGGCATGGAAATCTCCAGCAGTTTAGCACCATTACAGCTTGAAGCGAGAAGCGCTTTCCAACCGAGTACTGCAGGATCCACCAGAAACATTGCTTCATCACCCGAAAGCAACTTCGACTCGCCTGATCTCCACCCCTTCCGCATTTCTTCATCCACAGCTGAAGAGATGCAGGGAGTCATGCCACATTCAGTTCACAAGGGCATTGAGTTTACAAGATCATCAAGCGATGGGTATGAGGCATCAGGAGGGGAAGATAGTGACCGGATCCCTTCAAGAATCGTGCACAGATCATCAAACTGGGACAATGTCATTCTGAATGCTGGTCAGGCAGGCCCAGCAGTTGATCTGCACATGCAATCATCAGAAGGGTTTGCTACTAACTCGAAGTAA
- the LOC120646913 gene encoding vesicle transport protein GOT1-like, translating into MVSFEMNDLKKIGLGLTGFGIFFSFLGIIFFFDKGLIAMGNILFLSGLGLTIGLKSTMQFFTKPKNYKGTISFGTGFFLVLIGWPFLGMLLEAYGFIVLFSGFWPTLVVFLQRIPIIGWIFQQPFVTSFLDRYRGKRVPV; encoded by the exons ATGGTTTCCTTCGAGATGAATGACCTCAAGA AGATTGGTCTTGGCCTGACAGGCTTTGGAATATTCTTCTCCTTTCTGGgaatcattttcttttttgacAAGGGGCTCATTGCAATGGGCAAT ATTCTTTTCTTGTCAGGTCTGGGCTTGACAATTGGTCTGAAATCAACTATGCAGTTCTTCACCAAGCCTAAGAATTACAAG GGTACAATCTCATTTGGCACTGGATTTTTCCTGGTACTCATTGGGTGGCCTTTTTTGGGCATGCTCTTGGAGGCATATGGCTTTATTGTACTCTTCAG TGGATTCTGGCCAACACTAGTAGTGTTCCTGCAGAGGATTCCTATCATTGGCTGGATATTTCAACAACCGTTTGTGACATCA TTCCTCGATCGTTACAGAGGGAAACGGGTTCCGGTCTAG
- the LOC120646914 gene encoding MFP1 attachment factor 1-like gives MATDELAAAPVPAPAAALAGGDPSTAFSFSIWPPTQRTRDAVVRRLVDTLTGDTILCKRYGAVPAADAEPAARAIEAEAFDSAAATGGAAASVEEGIEALQLYSKEVSRRFLDFVKSRSAGAKAEAPLEEEAPAAAEGEAT, from the coding sequence ATGGCCACcgacgagctcgccgccgccccggtcccggcccccgccgccgccctggcggGGGGCGACCCGTCCACCGCGTTCTCGTTCAGCATCTGGCCGCCGACGCAGCGCACGCGGGACGCCGTGGTGCGCCGCCTCGTGGATACGCTCACGGGTGACACCATCCTCTGCAAGCGCTACGGTGCGGTgccggccgccgacgccgagcccGCGGCGCGCGCCATCGAGGCGGAGGCCTTCGactccgctgccgccaccggcggcgccgccgcctccgtggAGGAGGGGATCGAGGCGCTGCAGCTCTACTCCAAGGAGGTGAGCCGCCGCTTCCTCGACTTCGTCAAGTCCCGCTCCGCGGGCGCCAAGGCCGAGgcgccgctggaggaggaggcccccgccgcggccgaggGCGAGGCGACGTGA